Proteins encoded within one genomic window of Candidatus Brevundimonas colombiensis:
- a CDS encoding TetR family transcriptional regulator, with the protein MTDVEATKSSSRSQLLQAAAALMSERGSIEVSLSEIAQRSQLNSALVKYYFGSKNGLMMELVKEILGRALVQMDELVDMDLAPVEKLKLHIKGIITVYFRYPFVNRLIHAMFQTPETAREVAETISKPLAETQRRLLEEAVAQGRIREIDPMLFYFIVLGACDHIFFGQHILHHCFGVDEIDDNLRRRYTDTLLDMVLTGLLIDKDGATAATAIKSGKAA; encoded by the coding sequence ATGACTGATGTTGAAGCCACGAAATCCTCATCTCGCTCGCAGCTGCTGCAAGCAGCAGCGGCGTTGATGAGCGAGCGCGGCTCGATCGAAGTCTCCCTGAGCGAGATCGCGCAGAGGTCGCAGCTGAACTCGGCCCTGGTGAAGTATTATTTCGGCAGCAAGAACGGCCTGATGATGGAACTGGTCAAGGAGATCCTTGGTCGCGCCCTCGTTCAGATGGATGAACTGGTCGACATGGACCTGGCCCCGGTCGAGAAGCTGAAGCTTCACATCAAGGGCATCATCACCGTCTACTTCCGCTATCCGTTCGTGAACCGACTGATCCACGCCATGTTCCAGACCCCGGAGACGGCAAGGGAAGTGGCGGAGACCATTTCCAAGCCTCTGGCCGAGACCCAGCGCCGCCTGCTCGAAGAAGCCGTAGCCCAGGGCCGGATCCGCGAGATCGATCCGATGCTGTTCTACTTCATCGTCCTGGGCGCGTGCGACCACATCTTCTTCGGCCAGCACATCCTGCACCACTGCTTCGGCGTGGATGAAATCGACGACAACCTGCGCCGCCGCTACACCGACACCCTTCTCGACATGGTGCTGACGGGCCTGCTCATCGACAAGGACGGCGCCACCGCGGCAACGGCCATCAAGTCTGGCAAGGCGGCCTAG